The Fusobacterium russii ATCC 25533 DNA window CTATTCAAAGTTATAATTTGTTAAAATGCTTTTGCTTAAATCTGCCTTATCTTTTCTAAATTCATTAAAAGAAAGTTCTATAAAGCCACCTTTTATATTATAAGCATTTTTTATTCCTAAATCATTCAAAAACCCAACAGCGTCTAAACTTCTATGCCCACTTCTACAATAGACATAGACATTTTTATCCTTAGGAATTAAGTTTAACTGAGCTATAAGATTTCTTAAAGGAATATTTATAGCACCCTTTATATGACCTGCTTCAAACTCATAATTTTCTCTTACATCCAACAAGAAACTATCATTTTTTACAAGACTTTCAATTTCTTCAATTTCAATCTCTTTAATATCTGTAAGATTATTTTTTTGATTTATTGCCATAAGTGCAGCGATATTTAAGATATCAGGATTTATTTCCCTATCTCCATAAATTTTAGTTTCTGCTAAATCTTTAATTCCCATATTATTATCCATTAAATTTTTTACACAGTCCAGTCTTCTTTCAATATTCTTTTCATTGGCAATTTGAAAGCCTAAAATTTTGCCATTATCAGTATCAAAAATTAATTTAACAAGAGCTATTTGATATGATGGATGAGGACCGTTGTAGTCGTTTGAAAGATATTTTGTGGTTAAAAAATTCTTACCTAAATTTTTAAGCTCTCTTGTAGTATAACCAATGCTTCCTAATTTATAATTATGTAAATCAAAAATATGAATTTCAGTATCAACATTTTCTCTTATATGAGCTGTAAAAAAATTTTCTTCCGGAAGAGCATTGTTAAGTTTTAAATCCTTATAAACAATATTTATAAAATCTTCATCAAAGTAAGATGTAAGATTTTTATCTATATTAATCATTAAATCCTCCTAAAATTGCACCGACTAAGTTGTCTAACTCAGATACTTGAAATTTATCTTTATTAAAATATTCAAGTATGGTCTTTAAAATAATACTTCCCCCAATTATAACATCTCTTCTTTTAGAATCCAAACCTTTTATATCAAGATTAAGGGGGATATTTTTTAGAAATAATTTAATATTTTGTTCTATATCGCTTTTAGTCAAATAAGATAAGTGAATTTTATCACTGTCATATTCTTCCATTTCTTTTTTTACACTGACTTGAGTGCTTACAGTACCTGCAACTCCTATTAGATCGAAATCATAGTCTAAAAAAGTGCTTAATTTTTTAAGTTCTAAAGATAGCCATTCATTTGCTCTGGCTATATTTTCTATAGAATAATCGTTATATCCGTTTTTTGAAAAAAATTTTTCACTTATTCTGACAGAGCCTATGTCAAGGCTTATACTTTTTTCTATTCCTTGTTTGTTTCCCAGTGTAAATTCGGTAGAACCTCCACCTATATCAAATACTAAAATATTTCTATTACTTTCAAATGCAGAAGATACACCTTTAAAATTTATATAGGCTTCCTGCTTGCCTGTGATACAGTTAATTTCAAGAGCTGTTTCTTTAAAAACTTTTTCTATAAAGTAATTTCTATTAGAAGAATCTCTTGTTGCAGAAGTTGCAAAACAGACGGTGTCTTTATTAGAAATTGAAAATTCATCTAAAGTTTCTTTAAATTTTTTTAAAGCTTTGAGTGTTCGTTCTATTGCTGAGTCCTTTAAATACTTATTCTTATTGACATCTTCACCCAGTTTAACTATCTCTAAATCTCTGTGAACAATTCTTTTTAAAATAATTCTCTCATTATCTTTTTTTATTTCGGCTACAAGTAGACGACAAGAATTTGTACCTATATCTATACTAGCTTTTAAATAATTATTTTTATATTTATCCATCACTTTAAGAATTTCATCTCTTGTAAGCTCGATTTTTGATAAGGACTTATCTTGGGAAATACCTATAGTTATAATTTTATTAAAAGAGTTCTTTTTATCCTTATTCATAAGTTTAATAATTTTATTTTCTGGTATATAAATAGGCTCTGCATCAATATTAAAAATTTTAAATAAGTTCTTTGCCTTTTCTAAAAATACTATATCTATATTTCCTCTTATATAAGAAATTTCCAAGTCAAAAATAAGTCCTTTAGAAACAGCTTCACCATGAGAAATTCCTTCATAATTATAAAAACTTTCAAGGGCATGGGCATAGGTATGCCCTAAATTTAAAAATGCTCTTTCAGCTTTTTCAAGGGGATCAATATCTACATAGCCCTTTTTTATTAAAACGGACTGCTCAACCATATTTAAAAGAGCTTCACTTTCATAATTTTTAATTTTTTCAACATTTTTAATAATAAAATCAGTATAGCTTTTATCTTTTATCAAAAATAAGTGTTTTAAAACTTCTCCCATACCGGATTTAAATTCTTTTAAAGGTAGAGTTTTCAAAAATTCTACATCAATTATGACCTTGTAGGCTTGCTTGAAAGCACCTATCATATTTTTACATCTAGGATGATTTATAGCAACTTTTCCTCCAACACTTGCGTCAACCTGTGCAAGTAGAGAAGTTGGAACTTGAATAAATTCAATTCCTCTCATATAGCTGGCAGCGATATAACCTCCCATATCACAAACAACTCCTCCTCCTAAAGAAATTATAAGTGATTTTCTTGAGAAATTATGCTCAAGCATAAAATCATAGACAGGAAGAATAGTTTCAATATTTTTATATTTTTCGCCATCTTTTACAGTGAAATAGAAAATTTTATCTTTTTCTACTAAAGTTTTTTTAATTTTATCAAAATATAAATCGGCTATTGTTTCATTTGAAAAAATTAAAATTTTATCAAAATTTATTGTAAATTCATTTAAAAAATTTAAAATTTCTGAACCGATATAAATATCATTTGAAATTTTTTTAATTGACATAAGATCCCCTTCTAATTTTTATTCCGATAATTAATATTATAACATATTAAAAAATAAATTATGAAATGCTTCTAAAGTTTTATATAAATAAAAATAAAGGAGAGCTTAACATTTAAAAATTAAACTTCAGCTCTCCTTCACAGTAAAGATATAAAAATATGTTTTTACTATATAATTTTTATTCTAAAAAATATAAATCCGATAGTATTTCTTCAAAAGGAAGAGCTCCCAGTTCTTCCTGTTTATGAGGTATAAAACTAAAATCTTCAGTTCTCTTAAAAGCTAAATACCCAATTTCACCACTTTTTATATCTTTTGCCTTAATCCAAGATTTATAATCTGATTCCAATAACAATAGTGTTCTCTTTTCATTTTCTTGAGAATAAATTTCTTCAAATTTTTTGTCTTTATAAAAATGGATATTTTTTTCTAATCTGCTAATTAAACGAGAATTATTAGTGTTCATTTCACCTACTGGCAATTCTTTTATGATTTTATTATCATTTAGATAGTAAGACATTTGTAGAACCTGCCAATGATAGAAAGAATATAAATCATTTAACTCTGAAATAAAAAGCTTTTCTATTTCAGGATTAAAACAAGAAGCAAGGTTTTTTTCTTCTCCATAGGAAATCATTCCCAAATAATTTAATTCATTATTGTCATAGTCAAATACAAAAGCAGTATCCGCTTCTGCTCCCTCATCTTTTAATCTCAAAATAATTTCTTTTTTATTATCTTTCGAGCTTAAATCTAAAATCTCAATATCAACAATGGGAAAGTCAAGAAGAGCTTCTTTTTCCCAAGTATTTTCAAAGGGAATATTCTCAATCAAATTTCTTAAATTAAAAGAGTTTTCATCAATCTTTAAATGAGCAATAAATTCTTTTATATATTCAATGTCATTATAATATCTATCAGAAGAAAATTTAATTTGATTCTTTTTTCCATCACCATTCAAATCAATATCCCCTTGGGCATACAGAATATTTGATTTTTCTTCTTTTTGTAATAGATAATCTTTATTTGGAGTAAAATATTTTTTAAAAAAGTATACTTCCGGAATTTCTTTAAAACTTCCCAACCAAGCCTCTATCTTTTCTTCAGTATGCTCAGATTTATTTACAATAAGGTTAGAGTAAAGCTCTAATTTTTCCATATCAGTGTAATTTAAAAATAACAGAGCTTCTCCTCTTTGTAAATTACTATAAAAAATATCCTCAAAATCCTCTTTTTCATAATCTTTTTTTTGAAAACGGAAATTAAGATTATCCTGACAGCTAATAATTAAAGTATAAAAATCAAAATCTCCTAAATTTTCTTCCAATTTTTTCTGAGGATCAAATACTTTAGTTTTATTAAACATCTCTCCCGGAAGAAAATCTTTATTTTTAAATTTCAAAACAATAAAAGCATTATTTTCCTGATTAAATGTTTCTAAATATTTTTTTGTAAACTCAGGAATCTCATTTTTTGTATTCTCTATCTTTGTAACTTCCTCTTTTTTACAAGCAGTTAAACCAAATAAAAACAGACACATAATAAATAAACCTAAAAAAATCTTTTTCATTTTTCATTTCTCCTAATTTTTATTCTAATCATTAATATTATAGTCATAAAGATAAGTTAGAAAAAAACCAACTTGATTGATTAAGTTGTATCAGCAGTTATAAAGAAATTTTTTTGAAATTATATTTTACTGAACCATTCTATCTGTTCTTTTATAGCTTTATCAAATATATCACCTTCATATATTTGATAATGCCCACAGTCAAATTCTATAAGTTTTTTATTTGAATTTAATTTTTCAAATATGTAGTTCATTTCCTCAGGTGAATTTACAACATCATTTTTGGCTTTTCCCAGAAGAACAGGGATTTTTATGCTTGACAAATCATTATCTACAGACAGTTCATTTATGTGTTTTATAGTAGATAGAGATAATTTTGTATTCATTAAAATTGGGAATAAATCCTTGTATCTTTCTAAGAAATCTTTACTCTGCTCATCAGATAAGAGTTTTTTAAGTGGTAATAATAATTTTTTATTTTCACTTATTTCCTTATATTTTATATTTTCAATTTGATTAATATATTTCTCTATTCCTTCGCTATCAAGATTTAATGTATTGTTTCTCAAGCCATTGGCAAAAGTTATTTGAGCATAAACTCCGTCTATTTCTTTTTTTAATGCAGCCAGTTTTAATACATATAAACCGCCAAGCGATGTACCCCATAGAAGTAATTTATTGTTTTTTAAGTCTTCATCTTTTTTTACATAGAGAATGATATTTAAAATATCATTAATTTGGTTTGAAGGCACAATTTCTGTATCTCCTTGACTTTCACCAAAACCGTTGTAGTCAAAGGTAACTACATCAAAACCTTCTTTTGAAAAAATTTCAGCATACTTAGGAAAGAATAAATCTTGTATTCCTGCAAAACCATGACACATAAGAATAGTTTTATTTTTTTTAGCTTTAGTATCGGCTAAATATTTCCTTCCCTTTAAAATATTTTTTTCTGAAAAAATTTCAAAATTTTTGATTTCTGCTTCCATCTAAATCCCCCTTAAAAATTTTTAATCATTTTATATGATATAGGGAATTATTTAGTATGTCAAATCTAAATTATTTTCTTTTTCCTACAGGTAAA harbors:
- a CDS encoding alpha/beta hydrolase translates to MEAEIKNFEIFSEKNILKGRKYLADTKAKKNKTILMCHGFAGIQDLFFPKYAEIFSKEGFDVVTFDYNGFGESQGDTEIVPSNQINDILNIILYVKKDEDLKNNKLLLWGTSLGGLYVLKLAALKKEIDGVYAQITFANGLRNNTLNLDSEGIEKYINQIENIKYKEISENKKLLLPLKKLLSDEQSKDFLERYKDLFPILMNTKLSLSTIKHINELSVDNDLSSIKIPVLLGKAKNDVVNSPEEMNYIFEKLNSNKKLIEFDCGHYQIYEGDIFDKAIKEQIEWFSKI
- a CDS encoding rhodanese-like domain-containing protein, with protein sequence MINIDKNLTSYFDEDFINIVYKDLKLNNALPEENFFTAHIRENVDTEIHIFDLHNYKLGSIGYTTRELKNLGKNFLTTKYLSNDYNGPHPSYQIALVKLIFDTDNGKILGFQIANEKNIERRLDCVKNLMDNNMGIKDLAETKIYGDREINPDILNIAALMAINQKNNLTDIKEIEIEEIESLVKNDSFLLDVRENYEFEAGHIKGAINIPLRNLIAQLNLIPKDKNVYVYCRSGHRSLDAVGFLNDLGIKNAYNIKGGFIELSFNEFRKDKADLSKSILTNYNFE
- the aroB gene encoding 3-dehydroquinate synthase; its protein translation is MKKISNDIYIGSEILNFLNEFTINFDKILIFSNETIADLYFDKIKKTLVEKDKIFYFTVKDGEKYKNIETILPVYDFMLEHNFSRKSLIISLGGGVVCDMGGYIAASYMRGIEFIQVPTSLLAQVDASVGGKVAINHPRCKNMIGAFKQAYKVIIDVEFLKTLPLKEFKSGMGEVLKHLFLIKDKSYTDFIIKNVEKIKNYESEALLNMVEQSVLIKKGYVDIDPLEKAERAFLNLGHTYAHALESFYNYEGISHGEAVSKGLIFDLEISYIRGNIDIVFLEKAKNLFKIFNIDAEPIYIPENKIIKLMNKDKKNSFNKIITIGISQDKSLSKIELTRDEILKVMDKYKNNYLKASIDIGTNSCRLLVAEIKKDNERIILKRIVHRDLEIVKLGEDVNKNKYLKDSAIERTLKALKKFKETLDEFSISNKDTVCFATSATRDSSNRNYFIEKVFKETALEINCITGKQEAYINFKGVSSAFESNRNILVFDIGGGSTEFTLGNKQGIEKSISLDIGSVRISEKFFSKNGYNDYSIENIARANEWLSLELKKLSTFLDYDFDLIGVAGTVSTQVSVKKEMEEYDSDKIHLSYLTKSDIEQNIKLFLKNIPLNLDIKGLDSKRRDVIIGGSIILKTILEYFNKDKFQVSELDNLVGAILGGFND